In one window of Parafrankia discariae DNA:
- a CDS encoding ABC transporter substrate-binding protein, whose protein sequence is MTTPLPVALVTPLTGPDAALGLAALRGMTLWARDERLPPPWDEVGVTAYDAHPDPVGAMRSAAAAEPAAVFGPVGPRAALGALGAAGRVVFNAGAPSTRFMRQSFPHVVNVAAPTSTWPRGVLSAIRSVDRHARRVALLASGDLAVELTSVTRAAARSQGYEVTSNVFPPGRGAQTARLLPPADVLIVHGGADDELEIANVLLRRSWRAAAFSTAVSAEATATLGALREGLLAPASWAPDSVAEVGTGPTAREFSADFAALHGVPPTATAAWAYVAGLILGRCIRHCGGVGDASLLAAARGLDTTTMLGRFRLDEVTGLQVGHQVPIVQWQSGASWTVWPREAARAPFHHPRWNAPPPGGVDVEADPRPAAGATDAPADERTATGPGPGPEPTLPLPAQDAPTGPFGSSRPFGLGRPRPGLGGGFGARWPASPAPDGPSVGPSGQDADAGRPAGWPG, encoded by the coding sequence ATGACGACTCCGCTCCCCGTCGCGCTGGTCACGCCGCTGACCGGACCGGACGCCGCCCTTGGCCTGGCGGCGCTGCGCGGAATGACACTGTGGGCACGTGACGAACGGCTGCCGCCACCCTGGGACGAAGTGGGCGTGACGGCCTACGACGCCCACCCCGACCCGGTCGGCGCGATGCGCTCGGCCGCGGCGGCCGAGCCCGCCGCCGTCTTCGGCCCGGTCGGCCCGCGCGCGGCGCTCGGCGCGCTCGGCGCGGCGGGCCGGGTCGTGTTCAACGCCGGCGCCCCGTCCACCCGTTTCATGCGCCAGTCGTTCCCGCACGTCGTCAACGTGGCCGCGCCGACCTCCACCTGGCCGCGCGGGGTGCTCTCGGCGATCCGCTCGGTGGACCGTCACGCCCGCCGGGTCGCGCTGCTGGCCTCGGGGGATCTCGCGGTCGAACTGACCTCGGTGACCAGGGCCGCGGCCCGTTCCCAGGGGTACGAGGTCACCTCCAACGTGTTCCCGCCCGGCCGCGGCGCGCAGACCGCCCGCCTGCTCCCGCCGGCGGACGTCCTCATCGTGCACGGCGGGGCCGACGACGAGCTGGAGATCGCGAACGTGCTGCTGCGCCGCTCGTGGCGGGCCGCCGCGTTCTCCACCGCGGTGAGCGCCGAGGCCACGGCCACGCTGGGCGCGCTGCGAGAGGGCCTGCTGGCCCCGGCCAGCTGGGCCCCGGACAGCGTCGCCGAGGTCGGCACGGGCCCGACCGCGCGGGAGTTCTCCGCCGACTTCGCCGCGCTGCACGGCGTCCCGCCGACGGCGACCGCCGCCTGGGCGTACGTGGCGGGGCTGATCCTGGGGCGCTGCATCCGCCACTGCGGCGGTGTCGGCGACGCCTCGCTGCTGGCCGCCGCCCGCGGCCTCGACACCACGACCATGCTGGGCCGCTTCCGACTCGACGAGGTGACCGGGCTCCAGGTCGGCCATCAGGTCCCGATCGTCCAGTGGCAGTCCGGCGCGTCCTGGACGGTCTGGCCCCGCGAGGCGGCGCGCGCGCCGTTCCACCATCCGCGCTGGAACGCCCCGCCGCCGGGCGGGGTGGACGTCGAGGCCGACCCGCGGCCCGCGGCCGGGGCCACGGACGCCCCGGCCGACGAGCGGACGGCCACCGGCCCGGGCCCGGGCCCGGAGCCGACCCTGCCGCTGCCCGCCCAGGACGCCCCGACCGGTCCGTTCGGCTCGTCTCGCCCGTTCGGCCTGGGCCGGCCGCGGCCCGGGCTGGGCGGCGGCTTC
- a CDS encoding TatD family hydrolase encodes MARNSGRVGDPPPPPEPLPVPAVDAHCHLDLMGTPVAEAIAAARAVGITRMVSVGVDLPTSRWQAEIAAANPEVRAAVAIHPNAAASGVDEETFAAITALARLDGVGAVGETGLDYYRTPPEQHAAQQASFRRHIAIAKETGRALMIHDREAHDDTLRILAEEGAPERVVFHAFSGDAEMAKICADAGYVMSFAGNVTFKNAQELRDAAAVVPAELLLVETDAPYLTPVPWRGRPGGPYLVPLTLRLLAQTRGEAVDELAAQVAANAERTFGPW; translated from the coding sequence GTGGCGAGGAACTCCGGACGTGTCGGTGACCCGCCACCGCCGCCCGAGCCGCTGCCCGTCCCGGCGGTCGACGCGCACTGCCATCTCGACCTGATGGGCACCCCGGTGGCCGAGGCCATCGCCGCGGCCCGCGCGGTCGGCATCACCCGGATGGTCTCCGTCGGTGTCGACCTGCCGACCAGCCGCTGGCAGGCCGAGATCGCCGCGGCCAACCCGGAGGTCCGCGCGGCGGTGGCGATCCACCCCAACGCGGCCGCGAGCGGCGTCGACGAGGAGACGTTCGCGGCGATCACGGCGCTCGCCCGGCTGGACGGCGTCGGCGCCGTCGGCGAGACCGGGCTCGACTACTACCGCACGCCCCCGGAGCAGCACGCCGCCCAGCAGGCGAGCTTCCGCCGGCACATCGCCATCGCCAAGGAGACCGGTCGGGCCCTGATGATCCACGACCGGGAGGCGCACGACGACACGCTGCGCATCCTGGCCGAGGAGGGCGCGCCCGAGCGGGTCGTGTTCCACGCCTTCTCCGGCGACGCGGAGATGGCCAAGATCTGCGCCGACGCCGGGTACGTGATGTCCTTCGCCGGCAACGTCACCTTCAAGAACGCCCAGGAGCTGCGCGACGCCGCCGCGGTGGTGCCCGCCGAGCTCCTGCTGGTCGAGACCGACGCGCCGTATCTCACCCCGGTCCCGTGGCGCGGGCGGCCCGGCGGCCCGTACCTGGTGCCGCTCACCCTGCGGCTGCTCGCGCAGACCCGCGGCGAGGCCGTGGACGAGCTCGCCGCCCAGGTCGCCGCCAATGCGGAACGGACGTTCGGGCCCTGGTAG
- the rsmA gene encoding 16S rRNA (adenine(1518)-N(6)/adenine(1519)-N(6))-dimethyltransferase RsmA, which translates to MDPNTVRRLVRLAGIGPDDVALEVGPGLGSLTLGLVAEAAAVAAVEVDPVLAAALPVTAAARLPAEVAARLHVVEADGLRVEPADLPPAVAAPTVLAANLPYNVAVPLLLGLLERFPSIQRGLVMVQAEVADRLTSPPGGRIYGVPSVKLAWYAEARPAGAVPRPVFWPQPNVDSGLVAFTRRPAPPADAGLRREVFAAVDAAFAQRRKTLRTALAPWAGSPARAELLARAAGVDPGARGETLDVAAFARLAQQARLHPVDQPA; encoded by the coding sequence GTGGACCCGAACACGGTCCGCCGGCTTGTGCGTCTGGCCGGGATCGGCCCGGACGACGTCGCCCTCGAGGTGGGCCCCGGGCTGGGCTCGCTCACGCTCGGCCTGGTCGCCGAGGCGGCGGCGGTGGCCGCGGTCGAGGTGGACCCGGTGCTCGCCGCCGCGCTGCCCGTCACCGCCGCGGCCCGGCTGCCGGCGGAGGTGGCCGCCCGGCTGCACGTCGTCGAGGCGGACGGCCTGCGGGTCGAACCGGCCGACCTGCCGCCGGCGGTCGCCGCGCCGACGGTGCTGGCGGCGAACCTGCCGTACAACGTGGCCGTCCCGCTGCTGCTCGGCCTGCTGGAGCGGTTCCCGTCGATTCAGCGGGGCCTGGTGATGGTGCAGGCCGAGGTCGCCGACCGCCTCACCTCGCCACCCGGCGGCCGGATCTACGGCGTGCCGAGCGTGAAACTGGCCTGGTACGCCGAGGCCCGCCCGGCCGGCGCCGTGCCCCGCCCGGTGTTCTGGCCGCAGCCCAACGTGGACTCCGGCCTCGTCGCCTTCACCCGGCGCCCCGCCCCACCGGCGGACGCCGGGCTGCGCCGCGAGGTCTTCGCGGCCGTCGACGCGGCCTTCGCCCAACGGCGCAAGACGCTGCGGACGGCGCTCGCCCCCTGGGCCGGCTCGCCGGCCCGGGCCGAGCTGCTCGCCCGCGCGGCCGGGGTGGATCCGGGCGCCCGCGGCGAGACCCTCGACGTGGCGGCCTTCGCCCGGCTGGCCCAGCAGGCCCGCCTCCACCCGGTCGACCAGCCCGCCTGA
- a CDS encoding tryptophan--tRNA ligase produces MTQDRPRVSLTGIKPTGDPHLGNYIGAIRPALDLAATYESIYFIADYHALTSIRDRAKFAAYTRSVAATWITLGLDPERTVFYRQSDVPEIFELTWILSCVTGKGLMNRAHAYKAARDRNAENGVADLDSGVNMGLFNYPILMAVDILVMGADVVPVGQDQSQHLEIAADIAGSFNHLYGDVFSLKIPEAVLPSGVNARTMPGTDGRKMSKSYGNTIPLFAPPSQLRKLVRGIRSDSTPVEAPKDPDSSAAFQIYENFADPEAVKDMRVRLEQGGTGWGELKNALFETLDAWLTPLRARYDELVAPGSELDAILAAGAEKARERAHPVLAGARRAIGVG; encoded by the coding sequence ATGACGCAGGACCGGCCACGGGTCTCGCTCACCGGCATCAAGCCGACCGGCGATCCGCACCTGGGCAACTACATCGGGGCGATCCGCCCAGCCCTCGACCTGGCGGCGACGTACGAGTCGATCTACTTCATCGCCGACTACCACGCCCTGACCTCCATCCGGGACCGGGCGAAGTTCGCCGCCTACACCCGGTCCGTCGCCGCCACCTGGATCACGCTCGGCCTCGACCCGGAGCGCACGGTCTTCTACCGGCAGTCCGACGTCCCGGAGATCTTCGAGCTGACCTGGATCCTGTCCTGCGTCACGGGCAAGGGCCTGATGAACCGGGCGCACGCCTACAAGGCGGCCCGTGACCGCAACGCGGAGAACGGCGTCGCCGACCTCGACTCCGGCGTCAACATGGGGCTGTTCAACTACCCCATCCTGATGGCCGTCGACATCCTGGTCATGGGCGCGGACGTCGTCCCCGTCGGCCAGGACCAGTCGCAGCACCTGGAGATCGCCGCCGACATCGCCGGCTCGTTCAACCACCTCTACGGCGACGTGTTCAGTCTGAAGATCCCCGAGGCGGTGCTGCCGTCCGGCGTCAACGCGCGGACGATGCCCGGCACCGACGGCCGGAAGATGAGCAAGTCCTACGGGAACACGATTCCGCTGTTCGCGCCGCCGTCCCAGCTGCGCAAGCTGGTGCGCGGCATCCGCAGCGACAGCACGCCGGTCGAGGCGCCGAAGGACCCGGACTCCTCCGCCGCCTTCCAGATCTACGAGAACTTCGCCGACCCGGAGGCGGTCAAGGACATGCGGGTCCGCCTCGAGCAGGGCGGCACCGGCTGGGGCGAGCTGAAGAACGCCCTGTTCGAGACGCTGGACGCCTGGCTGACCCCGCTACGGGCCCGCTACGACGAGCTGGTCGCCCCGGGCAGCGAGCTGGACGCGATCCTCGCCGCCGGCGCGGAGAAGGCCCGCGAGCGCGCCCACCCCGTCCTCGCCGGCGCCCGCCGCGCGATCGGCGTCGGCTGA
- a CDS encoding ribose-phosphate diphosphokinase: MGYQTENRRNLMLFAGRSHPELAAEVARALDVQPVPTNAYEFASGEIFVRFEESVRGCDAFVLQCHTAPVNTWLMEQLIMVDALKRASAKRITVVAPFYPYARQDKKHRGREPISARLVADLFKAAGAHRLMSVDLHTAQIQGFFDGPVDHLFALPLLADYIESKLDTSEVTVVAPDSGRVRVAERWTDRLGCPLAIIHKRRDPNVPNQVKMFDVVGEVRGRTCVIVDDMIDTAGTITKAAESLKEHGATDVIAAATHGVLSGPAADRLKNSEISEVVLTNTLPLPSEARLDKITELSIAPLIAAAIKAVFEDGSVTGLFGGDA; encoded by the coding sequence GTGGGATACCAGACCGAGAACCGGCGGAACCTGATGCTCTTCGCGGGGCGTTCCCACCCGGAGCTCGCGGCCGAGGTGGCCCGGGCCCTCGACGTGCAGCCGGTCCCCACGAACGCGTACGAGTTCGCCAGTGGCGAGATCTTCGTCCGCTTCGAGGAGTCCGTCCGCGGGTGTGACGCCTTCGTGCTCCAGTGCCACACCGCGCCGGTGAACACCTGGCTGATGGAGCAGCTCATCATGGTCGACGCGCTCAAGCGCGCCAGCGCCAAGCGCATCACCGTCGTCGCCCCGTTCTACCCGTACGCCCGCCAGGACAAGAAGCACCGCGGCCGCGAGCCGATCTCGGCCCGCCTCGTCGCCGACCTGTTCAAGGCCGCCGGCGCGCACCGGCTGATGTCCGTCGACCTGCACACCGCCCAGATCCAGGGGTTCTTCGACGGCCCGGTGGACCACCTGTTCGCGCTGCCGCTGCTCGCCGACTACATCGAGAGCAAGCTCGACACGTCCGAGGTGACCGTCGTGGCGCCCGACTCCGGCCGGGTGCGCGTCGCGGAGCGGTGGACCGACCGGCTCGGCTGCCCGCTGGCGATCATCCACAAGCGCCGCGACCCGAACGTCCCGAACCAGGTCAAGATGTTCGACGTGGTCGGCGAGGTCCGCGGGCGCACCTGCGTGATCGTGGACGACATGATCGACACCGCCGGGACGATCACGAAGGCCGCGGAGTCCCTCAAGGAACACGGCGCGACTGACGTGATCGCCGCGGCGACGCACGGCGTGCTGTCCGGCCCGGCCGCCGACCGGCTGAAGAACTCCGAGATCAGCGAGGTCGTCCTCACCAACACGCTGCCGCTGCCCAGCGAGGCCCGACTCGACAAGATCACCGAACTGTCGATCGCGCCGCTGATCGCCGCCGCCATCAAGGCCGTCTTCGAGGACGGCTCGGTGACCGGCCTGTTCGGCGGCGACGCCTGA
- the glmU gene encoding bifunctional UDP-N-acetylglucosamine diphosphorylase/glucosamine-1-phosphate N-acetyltransferase GlmU, whose amino-acid sequence MRSGTPKVLHRLAGLTLLEHVLRAAEPVGASRAVVVVGHGREQVAAMLARRAPHVSTVVQEHQGGTGHAVRVALTALADLPPDASVVVLPGDTPLLTSETVTGLVERHRSRGAAATVLSAVVPDPTGYGRVVRGDGGQVRAIVEQRDADPATAAITEINTGVYVFDVELLQSALKRLTTDNAQGEEYLTDVIGLLVADGQPVGAHVVADAAEAGGVNDRVQLSEAGRALRERITRAAMLGGATIVDPATTWIDVDVALEPDTTVWPNTHLRGTTTIATGAEVGPDCTLVDTVVGPGARVVSSVTDGAEVGAGSVVGPFAHLRAGTRLGRSGKIGAFVETKAADIGDESKVPHLAYVGDAVVGERSNIGCTTVFVNYDGVAKHRTVIGSDVRIGSDTMLVAPVTVGDGAYTGAGAVIREDVPPGALAIREGRQRNVPGWVLRRRPDSPAAQAARRAGQQETGTTRPTTLEPTTSEPTAPEPTTNEPGQPEPPGT is encoded by the coding sequence ATGCGTTCGGGTACCCCGAAGGTCCTGCATCGCCTCGCCGGTCTGACCCTGCTCGAACACGTGCTCCGCGCCGCCGAGCCGGTCGGGGCGTCCCGGGCGGTCGTCGTCGTCGGTCACGGGCGCGAGCAGGTCGCGGCCATGCTGGCGCGGCGGGCGCCGCACGTCAGCACCGTCGTCCAGGAGCACCAGGGCGGGACGGGCCACGCCGTGCGCGTCGCGCTGACGGCCCTGGCCGACCTCCCGCCCGACGCGTCCGTCGTCGTGCTGCCCGGCGACACCCCCCTGCTGACCAGCGAAACCGTCACCGGCCTCGTCGAGCGGCACCGGTCGCGGGGCGCGGCGGCCACCGTCCTGTCGGCCGTCGTCCCCGACCCGACCGGGTACGGCCGCGTCGTGCGCGGCGACGGTGGCCAGGTGCGGGCGATCGTCGAGCAGCGGGACGCCGACCCCGCGACCGCCGCGATAACGGAGATCAACACCGGCGTCTACGTGTTCGACGTCGAGCTGCTGCAGTCCGCGCTCAAGCGGCTCACCACCGACAACGCGCAGGGCGAGGAGTACCTGACCGACGTGATCGGCCTGCTCGTCGCGGACGGGCAACCGGTCGGGGCGCACGTGGTCGCCGACGCGGCCGAGGCCGGCGGGGTCAACGACCGGGTCCAGCTCAGCGAGGCCGGCCGCGCGCTGCGGGAGCGGATCACCCGGGCCGCGATGCTCGGCGGGGCCACGATCGTCGACCCGGCCACCACCTGGATCGACGTCGACGTCGCCCTGGAGCCGGACACGACCGTCTGGCCGAACACGCACCTGCGCGGAACCACGACGATCGCCACCGGGGCGGAGGTCGGCCCGGACTGCACCCTCGTCGACACGGTCGTCGGCCCGGGAGCACGGGTGGTCAGCTCGGTGACCGACGGCGCCGAGGTCGGGGCCGGCTCCGTCGTCGGGCCGTTCGCCCATCTGCGCGCGGGAACGAGGCTCGGCCGCAGCGGCAAGATCGGCGCCTTCGTCGAGACGAAGGCCGCCGACATAGGCGACGAGTCCAAGGTCCCGCATCTCGCCTATGTGGGCGACGCGGTGGTCGGCGAGCGCAGCAACATCGGCTGCACCACGGTGTTCGTCAACTACGACGGGGTGGCCAAGCACCGCACGGTGATCGGCTCGGACGTCCGGATCGGCAGCGACACGATGCTGGTCGCCCCGGTGACCGTGGGGGACGGCGCCTACACCGGCGCCGGCGCCGTCATCAGGGAGGACGTCCCACCGGGGGCGCTCGCGATCAGGGAGGGCCGGCAGCGCAACGTGCCGGGCTGGGTGCTGCGCCGCCGGCCCGACAGCCCGGCCGCGCAGGCCGCACGACGCGCCGGCCAGCAGGAGACAGGCACGACCAGGCCGACCACACTTGAACCCACCACATCTGAACCGACCGCACCAGAGCCGACCACGAACGAGCCCGGCCAGCCCGAGCCGCCAGGCACGTGA
- a CDS encoding acyl-CoA desaturase, with translation MTATDTVKATETRHQDSSAAGGDQPVADAGGAASPRAEPHTTAPRSMSRARGEQLVLVATILFPFVALVAAVPLLWDHWISWRDVILAAVMYAITGHGVTVGFHRYFTHRGFKAAKPVRAALAIAGNMAIEGPVIRWVADHRRHHAFSDADGDPHSPWRYGTGPAALARGLWHAHVGWLFDVEQTDQRRYAPDLLDDPMIVRVSRSFALCAFVSLALPAVVGGLWGGSFEAALQAFFWASLVRVALLHHVTWSVNSICHVMGSRPYRSRDRSGNVWPLALLSMGESWHNLHHAEPTSARHGVRPWQIDTSFYVIRTLEILGLARDVRWPDPARLAAKRV, from the coding sequence ATGACCGCTACCGACACGGTGAAAGCGACCGAAACCAGGCATCAGGACTCGTCGGCGGCTGGAGGTGACCAGCCCGTCGCGGATGCCGGCGGGGCCGCGTCGCCGCGGGCCGAGCCGCACACCACCGCACCACGCTCCATGTCCCGGGCCCGCGGCGAACAGCTCGTGCTCGTGGCGACGATCCTGTTTCCGTTCGTGGCCCTTGTCGCGGCGGTTCCGTTGTTGTGGGACCACTGGATCTCCTGGCGGGACGTCATACTCGCGGCGGTGATGTACGCGATCACCGGCCACGGCGTCACCGTCGGATTCCACCGCTATTTCACCCACCGGGGTTTCAAGGCCGCCAAGCCGGTGCGGGCCGCGCTCGCCATCGCCGGCAACATGGCCATTGAGGGCCCGGTGATCCGCTGGGTGGCCGACCATCGCCGGCACCACGCCTTCAGCGACGCCGACGGCGACCCGCACTCACCGTGGCGCTACGGGACCGGCCCCGCCGCCCTCGCCCGCGGGCTCTGGCACGCCCACGTCGGCTGGCTCTTCGACGTCGAACAGACCGACCAGCGCCGCTACGCCCCCGACCTGCTGGACGACCCGATGATCGTGCGGGTGAGCCGCTCGTTCGCGCTCTGCGCCTTCGTCAGCCTCGCCCTGCCCGCGGTCGTCGGCGGGCTGTGGGGGGGTTCGTTCGAGGCGGCCCTGCAGGCCTTCTTCTGGGCCTCGCTCGTCCGGGTGGCGCTGCTGCACCACGTGACCTGGTCGGTCAACAGCATCTGCCACGTCATGGGCTCCCGGCCCTACCGCTCCCGCGACCGTTCGGGCAACGTGTGGCCGCTGGCCCTGCTGTCCATGGGCGAGTCCTGGCACAACCTGCACCACGCCGAGCCGACCTCGGCCCGCCACGGCGTCCGCCCCTGGCAGATCGACACCAGCTTCTACGTGATCAGAACCCTGGAGATCCTCGGCCTGGCCCGGGACGTCCGCTGGCCCGACCCCGCCCGCCTGGCCGCCAAGCGCGTCTGA
- a CDS encoding ABC-F family ATP-binding cassette domain-containing protein, whose protein sequence is MSPVVVSLESVSAAHGTRTLLDGVGLGLDLGERIGVVGRNGAGKSTLLNIISGTQPPDSGRVVHAGGTRVGALSQADSLPGGTVRSAVVGDVPDHVWAADPRQRAVLTGLGLIDRLDDETGPMSGGERRRVALARLLVLDLDLLILDEPTNHLDVEGVAWLARHLATRRGALIVATHDRWFLDEVCDRVWEVVDGRVDAYEGGYSAYVLARAERARRADATEARRQNLLRKELAWLRRGPPARTSKPRFRIDAANALIADEPPARDSLELRTFAASRLGKDVYDAEDVDLTVGDRTLLRDVTWRLGPGDRIGLVGVNGAGKTSLLRLLIGTLEPSAGRVRRGASVRPAILSQEVTELPGDLRALEAVEQVARILAVERGRERTAGQMLEQFGLPSSRQWTRVRDLSGGERRRLQLLRLLMGRPNVLLLDEPTNDLDTDTLTALEDLLDSWPGTLVVVSHDRYFLERTCDVVWALLGDERIRMLPGGVEEYLARRAAAGAAPGSGTTGPGGSTGPGGSTATGGGVGGAAGPGGSAAGSGPAAGGPDTRPALSSGELRAARKELARLERTLEKLGRRETELHKALAEAATDHERILTLDAELRALTSEKDGVEEQWLALASSLE, encoded by the coding sequence GTGAGCCCGGTCGTCGTCTCGTTGGAGAGCGTCTCGGCGGCGCACGGTACCCGCACGCTGCTCGACGGGGTCGGCCTCGGGCTCGACCTCGGTGAACGGATCGGCGTGGTCGGCCGCAACGGGGCCGGCAAGTCGACCCTCCTCAACATCATCTCGGGCACCCAGCCGCCGGACTCGGGTCGGGTCGTGCACGCCGGCGGCACCCGGGTCGGCGCCCTCTCGCAGGCCGACTCGCTGCCCGGCGGCACCGTCCGCTCGGCCGTCGTCGGGGACGTCCCCGACCATGTCTGGGCGGCCGACCCGCGGCAGCGGGCCGTCCTCACCGGTCTCGGCCTGATCGACCGGCTCGACGACGAGACCGGGCCGATGTCCGGTGGCGAGCGCCGCCGCGTCGCGCTGGCCCGCCTGCTCGTGCTCGACCTCGACCTGCTGATCCTCGACGAGCCGACGAACCATCTCGACGTCGAGGGCGTCGCCTGGCTCGCGCGCCACCTCGCCACCCGGCGCGGCGCGCTGATCGTCGCCACCCACGACCGGTGGTTCCTCGACGAGGTGTGCGATCGGGTGTGGGAGGTCGTCGACGGCCGGGTCGACGCCTACGAGGGCGGCTACTCCGCCTACGTGCTCGCCCGGGCGGAGCGCGCCCGGCGCGCCGACGCGACCGAGGCCCGGCGGCAGAACCTGCTGCGCAAGGAGCTGGCCTGGCTGCGCCGCGGCCCCCCGGCCCGCACCAGCAAGCCCCGGTTCCGCATCGACGCCGCCAACGCACTGATCGCCGACGAGCCGCCGGCGCGCGACAGCCTCGAACTGCGCACCTTCGCGGCGTCCCGGCTGGGCAAGGACGTCTACGACGCCGAGGACGTCGACCTCACCGTCGGTGACCGCACGCTGCTGCGCGACGTGACCTGGCGGCTCGGCCCCGGCGACCGGATCGGCCTGGTCGGCGTGAACGGCGCCGGCAAGACCTCGCTGCTACGGCTACTCATCGGCACCCTCGAACCGAGCGCGGGGCGGGTCCGCCGCGGGGCGAGCGTGCGCCCGGCGATCCTGTCCCAGGAGGTCACCGAGCTGCCCGGCGACCTGCGGGCCCTTGAGGCGGTCGAGCAGGTCGCCCGGATCCTGGCGGTGGAACGCGGCCGGGAGCGCACCGCCGGCCAGATGCTCGAGCAGTTCGGCCTGCCCTCGAGCCGGCAGTGGACGAGGGTGCGTGACCTCTCCGGCGGAGAGCGCCGCCGCCTGCAGCTCCTGCGTCTGCTGATGGGACGCCCGAACGTCCTGCTCCTGGACGAGCCCACGAACGACCTCGACACCGACACGCTGACCGCGCTGGAGGACCTGCTCGACTCCTGGCCCGGGACCCTCGTCGTCGTCAGCCACGACCGCTACTTCCTGGAGCGGACCTGCGACGTCGTGTGGGCTCTGCTGGGTGACGAGCGGATCCGGATGCTGCCCGGCGGCGTCGAGGAGTACCTGGCCCGGCGGGCGGCGGCGGGCGCCGCCCCCGGCTCCGGGACGACCGGTCCGGGTGGGTCCACCGGTCCGGGTGGGTCCACCGCCACGGGCGGCGGCGTGGGGGGCGCGGCCGGGCCGGGCGGCTCGGCGGCGGGCTCCGGGCCGGCGGCGGGCGGGCCGGACACGCGGCCGGCGCTGAGCTCGGGTGAGCTGCGCGCGGCCCGCAAGGAGCTGGCCCGGCTGGAACGGACCCTCGAGAAACTGGGACGCCGCGAGACCGAGCTCCACAAGGCGCTGGCCGAGGCCGCCACCGACCACGAGCGCATCCTCACCCTCGACGCCGAGCTCCGGGCGCTCACCAGTGAGAAGGACGGCGTCGAGGAGCAGTGGCTGGCCCTGGCCTCCAGCCTCGAATAG
- a CDS encoding 4-(cytidine 5'-diphospho)-2-C-methyl-D-erythritol kinase, with the protein MPRSHPGRRATEPGRPLPTVTVRAPAKVNLHLGVGPRRPDGYHEVTTILQAVGLYDDITATSVPVESLAGPDGAGPVFTDEDPIAVTVGVAGEGARPAASDDADDAGAGPGGSPGDTGVEPSVSVVPTGKDNLAVRAAYLVAEAAGIRGEAVHLTLTKGIPVAAGMAGGSADAAAALLACDTLWGAGLDRDTLVALAARLGSDVPFPLTGGTALGTGRGEQLTDVLGRGEYHWVFALADGGLSTPAVYAEFDRLAEGRLRTGPTPADAVLSALRGGDPAELGAALTNDLQPAALRLRPSLRRVLESGLELGAIGAIVSGSGPTCAFLARDAAASVSLAASLAGMGVARAVRRAHGPVAGARVIGPEDLAGPAGEPSRSREEPSIS; encoded by the coding sequence TTGCCTCGATCGCATCCGGGTCGACGCGCCACCGAACCCGGCCGCCCCCTGCCGACCGTCACCGTTCGCGCGCCCGCCAAGGTCAACCTGCACCTCGGGGTGGGCCCGCGTCGGCCCGACGGGTACCACGAGGTGACGACGATCCTGCAGGCCGTCGGGCTGTACGACGACATCACCGCGACGTCGGTCCCCGTCGAGTCACTCGCCGGGCCCGACGGCGCCGGCCCGGTGTTCACCGACGAGGACCCGATCGCGGTCACGGTCGGCGTCGCCGGCGAGGGCGCGCGGCCGGCGGCGTCGGACGACGCGGACGACGCCGGCGCCGGCCCGGGCGGTTCCCCGGGTGACACCGGCGTCGAGCCGTCCGTCTCGGTGGTGCCGACCGGCAAGGACAACCTGGCCGTCCGCGCCGCCTACCTGGTCGCCGAGGCCGCCGGGATCCGCGGCGAGGCCGTCCACCTGACGCTGACGAAGGGCATCCCGGTCGCCGCCGGGATGGCCGGCGGCAGCGCGGACGCGGCCGCCGCCCTGCTCGCCTGCGACACGCTGTGGGGCGCGGGCCTCGACCGCGACACCCTCGTCGCGCTGGCGGCCCGGCTGGGCAGTGACGTCCCGTTCCCGCTCACCGGTGGGACGGCGCTGGGCACCGGCCGCGGCGAGCAGCTCACCGACGTCCTCGGCCGCGGCGAGTACCACTGGGTGTTCGCGCTCGCCGACGGCGGTCTGTCGACGCCCGCCGTCTACGCCGAGTTCGACCGGCTCGCCGAGGGGAGGCTGCGCACCGGGCCGACGCCCGCGGACGCCGTCCTGAGCGCCCTGCGCGGCGGGGACCCGGCGGAGCTCGGCGCCGCCCTGACCAATGATCTTCAGCCGGCCGCGCTGCGGCTGCGCCCGTCGCTGCGCCGGGTGCTGGAGAGCGGGCTGGAGCTGGGCGCGATCGGCGCGATCGTCAGCGGCTCCGGGCCGACCTGCGCGTTCCTCGCCCGCGACGCGGCGGCGAGCGTCTCGCTCGCCGCGAGCCTCGCCGGCATGGGCGTCGCGCGCGCCGTGCGGCGGGCCCACGGCCCGGTCGCCGGAGCGCGGGTGATCGGCCCGGAGGACCTGGCCGGCCCAGCCGGGGAACCGTCCAGATCACGGGAGGAACCGTCCATATCGTAA